In Kineococcus endophyticus, a single window of DNA contains:
- a CDS encoding MFS transporter, with protein sequence MLTRPLLLLMAVTTGLTVGGNYVNQPLLDTIATDLGVSDGRAAALVTVAQVSYGLGLLLVVPLGDLLERRRLLVTLALLAAAGHAVCALAPSYAVLVVGTAVAGVFSVAAQVLVPFAAELAEPGREGRAVGTVMSGLLIGALLARSVSGALAEVGGWHAPYALVAVGLLLIAVLLRRRLPRSVPSAPGGYLATLASGARLVAELPRLRTRALLGGLGFAGVSVLFATTTFLLAGPRFGLSELQIGLVGLAGVAGASMASLAGRMADAGKGQWATGIGAVGLVATWGLLGLSSSVWLTSLLLFVLGFGLADMFLQAVHVSNQNVVYPLRPDARARLNSVYMTTYFAGGALGSAVGSAAWGAGGWPLVSAVGAGFGVLVVLVWFLDLRLERSGRALSAAGAGTR encoded by the coding sequence GTGCTGACCCGCCCGCTGCTGCTGCTCATGGCCGTCACGACCGGTCTGACCGTCGGCGGCAACTACGTCAACCAGCCGTTGCTCGACACGATCGCCACCGACCTCGGGGTCTCCGACGGCCGCGCCGCGGCGCTCGTGACCGTCGCCCAGGTCTCCTACGGGCTCGGCCTGCTGCTCGTCGTCCCGCTCGGCGACCTGCTGGAACGGCGCCGGCTCCTCGTCACCCTCGCCCTGCTGGCGGCGGCCGGGCACGCCGTGTGCGCCCTCGCCCCCTCGTACGCGGTGCTCGTCGTCGGGACGGCGGTGGCGGGCGTGTTCTCGGTCGCCGCGCAGGTCCTCGTCCCGTTCGCCGCGGAACTGGCCGAACCGGGCCGTGAGGGCCGCGCCGTCGGCACCGTGATGAGCGGGTTGCTCATCGGGGCCCTGCTGGCGCGCAGCGTGTCCGGAGCGCTGGCCGAGGTGGGTGGGTGGCACGCCCCCTACGCGCTCGTCGCGGTGGGGTTGCTCCTCATCGCGGTCCTGTTGCGCCGCAGGCTCCCGCGCAGCGTCCCGTCCGCCCCCGGCGGGTACCTGGCGACGCTCGCGTCGGGGGCGCGGCTGGTCGCCGAACTGCCGCGGTTGCGCACGCGCGCCCTGCTCGGCGGGCTGGGTTTCGCGGGCGTCTCGGTCCTGTTCGCGACGACGACGTTCCTGCTGGCCGGTCCCCGCTTCGGCCTGTCCGAGCTGCAGATCGGGCTCGTCGGGCTGGCGGGGGTGGCCGGCGCATCGATGGCCTCCCTCGCCGGCCGGATGGCGGACGCGGGCAAGGGGCAGTGGGCGACGGGCATCGGCGCCGTGGGTCTCGTCGCCACCTGGGGCCTGCTCGGGTTGTCGAGCTCGGTGTGGCTGACGTCGCTGCTGCTGTTCGTCCTCGGGTTCGGACTGGCGGACATGTTCCTGCAGGCCGTCCACGTGTCGAACCAGAACGTGGTCTACCCGCTGCGCCCGGACGCCCGGGCGCGGCTGAACTCCGTCTACATGACGACCTACTTCGCCGGCGGCGCGCTGGGGTCGGCCGTCGGCTCGGCGGCGTGGGGGGCGGGCGGGTGGCCCCTCGTCAGCGCCGTCGGCGCGGGTTTCGGGGTCCTGGTCGTGCTCGTGTGGTTCCTCGACCTGCGCCTGGAACGGTCGGGACGGGCGCTCAGCGCTGCCGGCGCCGGTACCCGATGA
- a CDS encoding LysR substrate-binding domain-containing protein gives MTPLQLRCVLAVAQDLHFTRAAAALGIAQSALSHQVATLEAELGARLFERTSRRVRLTAAGAALLPRARSVLAELDRLRTDVVAAGGAVAGRLRIGTVPTLPEVRLADVVAGLHRRHPAVRASVVVQGSDATLAAVADGSLDVGFVGLALTEPPAGVERRLLAVERHVAVVAADDPWRARRRVRLRDVAARPCVDFPAGTGGRRQTDAAFAAASLVRDVVVESDDVGLVLDLVRRGVGTALLPASTVPGSAGLHTVAVVDGPARRTSVLHAGDGASAATRAFLAELDRHLPAGGAAG, from the coding sequence GTGACCCCGTTGCAGCTGCGGTGCGTCCTCGCGGTCGCGCAGGACCTGCACTTCACGCGCGCCGCGGCCGCGCTCGGGATCGCCCAGTCCGCGCTGAGCCACCAGGTCGCGACGCTGGAGGCCGAACTCGGGGCCCGCTTGTTCGAGCGGACGAGCCGGCGCGTCCGGCTGACGGCCGCGGGTGCCGCCCTGCTCCCCCGCGCCCGGTCGGTGCTCGCCGAGCTCGACCGGCTGCGCACGGACGTCGTCGCCGCCGGTGGCGCCGTCGCGGGGCGCCTGCGCATCGGGACCGTGCCGACCCTGCCGGAGGTCCGGCTGGCCGACGTCGTGGCCGGTCTGCACCGCCGCCACCCGGCGGTCCGGGCGTCCGTGGTGGTGCAGGGCAGCGACGCGACCCTCGCCGCCGTCGCGGACGGGTCCCTCGACGTGGGGTTCGTCGGGCTGGCGCTGACCGAACCCCCGGCGGGGGTCGAGCGGCGGCTGCTCGCGGTCGAACGGCACGTCGCCGTCGTCGCGGCCGACGACCCGTGGCGCGCCCGGCGCCGGGTCCGGCTCCGCGACGTGGCCGCCCGGCCGTGCGTCGACTTCCCCGCCGGCACCGGTGGCCGCCGGCAGACGGACGCCGCCTTCGCCGCCGCCAGCCTCGTGCGCGACGTCGTCGTGGAGTCCGACGACGTCGGCCTCGTGCTCGACCTCGTCCGCCGGGGCGTGGGGACGGCACTGCTGCCCGCGTCCACCGTGCCCGGTTCCGCGGGCCTGCACACCGTCGCGGTCGTCGACGGCCCGGCCCGGCGCACCTCCGTCCTGCACGCCGGCGACGGCGCCTCGGCCGCGACGCGCGCCTTCCTCGCCGAGCTCGACCGGCACCTGCCCGCCGGAGGCGCAGCGGGGTGA
- a CDS encoding copper resistance CopC family protein has translation MPTTDVPRSTTAAPTRPGPRRALLATAAGVLALTGGLVTAGPAAAHDRLESTNPADGATVATAPDAVVLTMSSTPLALGTLVRVTGPDGAVVSSGDPQIVDADVTEPLTGARPAGTYTVDWRITSSDGHPVSGTFSFTATGAAGGSASPTTSAPDATASDSPSPSTSSSAAVVDPSNPVASEGNGGLIAAGIAVVVVVGGIGGLIGYRRRQR, from the coding sequence GTGCCGACCACCGACGTCCCCCGGTCCACCACCGCCGCCCCGACCCGCCCGGGTCCTCGCCGTGCGCTGCTGGCGACCGCGGCCGGGGTCTTGGCGCTCACCGGCGGACTGGTCACGGCCGGCCCCGCGGCCGCCCACGACCGCCTCGAGTCCACCAACCCCGCGGACGGCGCCACCGTCGCCACCGCCCCGGACGCCGTCGTCCTCACCATGTCCTCGACCCCGCTCGCGCTGGGGACCCTCGTCCGCGTGACCGGCCCCGACGGGGCCGTGGTCTCCAGCGGGGACCCGCAGATCGTCGACGCCGACGTCACCGAACCGCTCACGGGGGCCCGCCCCGCGGGCACCTACACGGTCGACTGGCGGATCACGTCCTCCGACGGCCACCCCGTCTCGGGCACCTTCTCGTTCACGGCGACCGGCGCGGCGGGCGGCTCGGCCAGCCCCACCACCTCCGCGCCCGACGCCACGGCGAGCGACTCCCCCAGCCCCTCAACGAGCTCGAGCGCAGCGGTCGTCGACCCGTCCAACCCGGTCGCCTCCGAGGGCAACGGGGGCCTCATCGCCGCCGGCATCGCCGTCGTCGTGGTGGTCGGCGGCATCGGCGGGCTCATCGGGTACCGGCGCCGGCAGCGCTGA